The sequence CTTAAATGATAGAAGAGGGATTGATTACTATGAATATTTCAGAAGTTGCAGCAAAATATGATATGACACCTGCTACGATTCGCTACTATGAGAGTCAAGGGTTAATGCCGGCGATTACCCGTAACCAATCGGGAACTAGAGATTTTCAAGAAGAGGATTTAAATTGGGTTGAATTCATTAAATGTATGAGAGATTCAGGATTGTCTATTCATTCTCTTTCAAAATATTCAGAGTTATATCAAATTGGGGAACAAACGTTGACGCAAAGAAAAGAGATTTTGTTGGATGAATATCAAAAACTTTTAAAGAAACAGGCATTAATTAATGGAACTGTTGCTAAATTAGAAAAGAAAATCGCGAATTATGATGTTAAAATAAAAAAATATGAGGAAGAGATAGTTACGGAAAAAGAACTAGGCTAGTTTAAACTGGAGGGAAATGAAAATGTATCTTTTTCAAAGAATTGAAGAAGCAGTCTTTAAGCAAAATGATGCCCGACGAGTGATTGGTGAATTTATTCTTGAAAATCGTGACCAACTAAAATCTTACTCGATGGAAGAGATTGCCAAGAAAACCTTTACGTCTAAGCCAACCTTAGTTCGATTTGCGAAATATTTTGGCTATTCAGGTTGGAAAGAATTCATGTATGCTTTTACTCATGAAGTGGCCTATCATGACGATAATGCTTACGTAGATGTTGATCCTAACTTTCCATTTTTAGCTCAACACGATACGTTAGAAATCATTGAAAGTATTGCGACTTTAAAAATTCAGAGTATCAAAGATACGGTTTCTTTGATTGCTATAGAAGATCTTAACAAAGCTGCAGAACTTATTCATCGTGCAAATAGCGTTGTGATTTATGGGACGAGTCCAAATTATTATTACGGTGAACTGATTAAGAGAAATTTGTTATCGATTCAAAAGAAAGCAATCATGGCCAATTCGGGTGAAAGTGGTATTATCACACAAACAGTGAATAACAAAGATTGTGCGATTATGATTTCTTATTCTGGAAGTAGCTTTGATGACAACCCAACCAGCAATGTAAAATTATTAATGAAAAATTCAGTACCAATCATTAGTATTACAAGCGGTGGTG is a genomic window of Enterococcus haemoperoxidus ATCC BAA-382 containing:
- a CDS encoding MerR family transcriptional regulator translates to MNISEVAAKYDMTPATIRYYESQGLMPAITRNQSGTRDFQEEDLNWVEFIKCMRDSGLSIHSLSKYSELYQIGEQTLTQRKEILLDEYQKLLKKQALINGTVAKLEKKIANYDVKIKKYEEEIVTEKELG
- a CDS encoding MurR/RpiR family transcriptional regulator, encoding MYLFQRIEEAVFKQNDARRVIGEFILENRDQLKSYSMEEIAKKTFTSKPTLVRFAKYFGYSGWKEFMYAFTHEVAYHDDNAYVDVDPNFPFLAQHDTLEIIESIATLKIQSIKDTVSLIAIEDLNKAAELIHRANSVVIYGTSPNYYYGELIKRNLLSIQKKAIMANSGESGIITQTVNNKDCAIMISYSGSSFDDNPTSNVKLLMKNSVPIISITSGGENYLRDYSDVVLNISSKEKLYSKIANFATQESILFILDALFAKVFSLDYEVNRRNKITNSKLLESKRQATFKELSEKF